The following coding sequences lie in one Cytobacillus sp. IB215665 genomic window:
- a CDS encoding metal-dependent hydrolase codes for MLLTLISEVGYHGAVGAFVAYLIGRRYLPEKKLFLFMFLGVIAGIAPDLTLIFEFAGGVLSSITDFPVLEFLGVRLYMMGHSIFVAPAFSLGIAVLIRPIFPELTLKIRWMSMFFSIVFGHLFMDFLDNGLPLFFPITYDRDIGLNVLNGSDGFLVLSFSVLFALILVLHKTGRQKWAPKLIIVGVVLLASYGGVRGMSKTQMTKQLSEQYPGDKVYIEAGSGNPFSSRLWHYEIRTNSDDFIFIIYGEGSFSNLNESEQERLFSTDNGYTLLLKKIKIEDQLYLIGIPYNIDQSSYNFDVGKEDLLVYKAEEESEELKRIEGEVKDSLLNELPSLSDEAFLFEKQDVTIKGIDPIEE; via the coding sequence ATGCTTTTAACATTAATTAGTGAAGTGGGATATCACGGCGCCGTCGGGGCCTTTGTTGCGTATTTGATCGGTCGTCGTTATCTTCCGGAAAAGAAATTGTTTCTTTTTATGTTTTTAGGAGTCATTGCGGGGATTGCCCCTGATTTGACTTTGATCTTTGAATTTGCAGGAGGGGTTCTTTCAAGTATCACCGATTTTCCTGTTTTGGAGTTTTTAGGAGTACGTTTGTATATGATGGGTCATTCGATATTTGTGGCTCCAGCTTTTAGTTTAGGGATAGCGGTTCTGATCCGTCCTATTTTTCCTGAACTGACTTTGAAGATTCGCTGGATGTCGATGTTTTTTTCTATCGTATTTGGGCATTTATTTATGGATTTTCTAGATAATGGATTGCCTTTATTCTTCCCAATAACATATGATCGAGATATTGGCTTAAACGTATTGAACGGGAGCGATGGGTTCCTTGTTCTTTCCTTTAGCGTTTTATTTGCACTCATTCTGGTTCTTCATAAAACGGGAAGGCAAAAATGGGCCCCAAAACTCATTATAGTCGGAGTTGTTCTGCTGGCTTCCTATGGAGGGGTAAGGGGGATGTCGAAAACTCAAATGACAAAGCAATTGTCTGAACAATACCCTGGTGATAAGGTGTACATTGAAGCGGGAAGCGGAAATCCTTTCTCGAGCCGGCTATGGCATTATGAAATCAGGACGAATTCCGATGATTTTATCTTTATCATTTATGGTGAAGGATCTTTCTCGAACCTGAACGAATCAGAACAAGAACGTCTTTTCTCAACAGATAACGGGTATACGCTCTTATTGAAGAAAATAAAAATCGAAGATCAATTGTATTTAATAGGAATCCCTTATAATATCGATCAGTCTAGTTATAACTTTGATGTTGGAAAAGAAGACTTGCTTGTTTATAAAGCGGAAGAAGAGTCTGAGGAACTAAAAAGGATAGAAGGAGAAGTGAAAGACAGTCTTTTAAACGAACTACCATCTCTCTCTGACGAAGCTTTCCTTTTTGAAAAACAAGATGTCACTATCAAGGGCATCGATCCGATAGAGGAATGA